A single window of Nicotiana sylvestris chromosome 5, ASM39365v2, whole genome shotgun sequence DNA harbors:
- the LOC138869003 gene encoding uncharacterized protein: protein MIKKGTLPIPPKKDDNGQVIVSIDPLDLDDYTNEQVAVITVNAKAKNLLYNAISGGEYEKISSCETTKAVWDKLEVTYEGTNKVKETRINLLVREYELFQMKDGESVEEMFSRFSKILGDLKSFGRPIKSGEYVRKILRRLPTIWQPKVIALECQDLDKMSYDELRGDLIYFEKTHMDRQIKQEKKKKISFKTTVVEPENEEEEGEQYENIAMIYEVVTSMMRKNRNSRRGKSNFIKGRTNNENDKNDGRCYEYGKRGHIQADCPELTKKLSGNLQKKKSFGS, encoded by the coding sequence atgataaAAAAGGGAACTCTTCCAATTCCTCCAAAGAAAGATGATAATGGTCAAGTCATTGTATCAATTGATCCACTTGACTTAGATGATTACACTAATGAACAAGTTGCTGTCATAACTGTGAATGCCAAAGCAAAAAATCTATTATATAATGCTATCAGCGGAGGAGAGTATGAAAAGATTTCAAGCTGTGAAACTACCAAGGCAGTGTGGGATAAATTGGAGGTCACATATGAAGGAACCAACAAAGTGAAAGAAACAAGGATCAATCTTCTAGTTCGTGAATATGAGCTATTTCAAATGAAGGATGGAGAATCAGTGGAGGAAATGTTCTCCAGGTTCAGCAAAATCCTTGGAGATCTAAAATCTTTTGGTAGACCAATAAAGAGCGGAGAATATGTCAGAAAAATTCTTAGAAGACTACCCACAATTTGGCAGCCCAAGGTTATTGCTCTGGAATGTCAGGACCTTGACAAAATGTCTTATGATGAACTTAGAGGTGATCTAATTTACTTTGAGAAAACTCACATGGATAGGCAAAttaaacaagaaaagaagaaaaaaatttccTTTAAAACAACTGTGGTTGAACCAGAAAATGAAGAGGAAGAAGGAGAACAATATGAAAACATAGCCATGATTTACGAAGTTGTAACAAGCATGATGAGGAAAAACAGAAATAGCAGAAGAGGGAAATCAAACTTCATAAAAGGAAGGACAAATaatgaaaatgataaaaatgatggAAGATGCTATGAATATGGAAAACGTGGACACATTCAAGCTGATTGTCCCGAACTAACGAAGAAGCTCAGTgggaaccttcaaaagaagaagtCCTTTGGATCCTGA